The Candidatus Palauibacter australiensis genome window below encodes:
- a CDS encoding sigma-70 family RNA polymerase sigma factor: MLVLRAQRGERAAFGELVTRYMQRAYYTALGLVGNHDDALDLSQEAFARAFRARARIDPERPFFPWLYQIIRRLCFNHTRDQRLHRLKLETAGSWLSDTTMGRRPLSPDQAVMRSELREQVGAAIERLPERERETLVLREFEELRYREIAELLGIPIGTVMSRLYRARRSLAREMETAGTRPDQGGGAGDE; the protein is encoded by the coding sequence ATGCTCGTTCTTCGCGCGCAGCGCGGCGAGCGTGCGGCCTTCGGCGAACTCGTCACACGATACATGCAACGTGCCTACTATACCGCGCTCGGCCTCGTCGGGAACCACGACGATGCCCTGGACCTCTCTCAGGAGGCCTTCGCCAGGGCGTTCCGCGCGCGCGCCAGGATCGACCCCGAACGTCCCTTCTTCCCCTGGCTGTACCAGATCATCCGACGACTCTGTTTCAACCATACGCGGGATCAGCGGCTGCACCGCCTGAAACTCGAGACGGCGGGCAGCTGGCTTTCGGACACGACGATGGGGCGGCGCCCGCTCAGCCCGGACCAGGCGGTGATGCGATCCGAACTGCGCGAACAGGTCGGCGCAGCCATCGAACGCCTGCCCGAGCGGGAACGGGAGACGCTCGTCCTGCGCGAGTTCGAGGAGCTGCGTTACCGGGAGATCGCCGAGCTGCTGGGAATCCCCATCGGCACGGTGATGTCGCGCCTCTACCGGGCGCGGCGGTCTCTCGCGCGCGAGATGGAGACGGCGGGAACGCGCCCCGACCAGGGGGGAGGTGCGGGCGATGAGTGA
- the hisD gene encoding histidinol dehydrogenase: MIIPSIDLMGGRAVQLRQGSTLEIDAGDPRPLAERFAVAGEVAIIDLDAALGRGDNATLIRELLRLAPCRVGGGIRSREAALDWLDAGARRVILGTAATPEVLGGLPAERVIAALDARDGEVVVEGWRRGTGRDVLGRMEELDGLADGYLVTFVEVEGTLEGIPLDRVAALVAAAGSARVTVAGGVREVSEIAALDRMGADAQVGMAIYSGRMDLGDAISAPLKSDRADGLWATLVEDTAGRALGLAWSSAESVRTAVAERRGVYQSRSRGLWRKGETSGATQELVRVAADCDRDTLRFTVRQHGTGFCHTGAPTCFDAVASGRSAALPSLSGMDLSDLETRLRERLADPEPGSLTARLAGDPELLRGKLVEEAGELAEAGSKAEAVAEFADLYYFALTRLLKAGGSLEDVRLELERRALKVRRRAPRPPGGPPGRAAAASAAAAGAILPPIGLGEAVRAVRRPALDPAALEVARTILNDVERRGEPALREHAERLGDLEPGDDLLLDRSALKRATAALQADDRELLCRVADRIRTFAEAQRASATDLDTPVAGGRGGHRLVPVGAAGCYAPGGRFPLPSSVLMTAIPARVAGVGGVWAASPRPTAAVQAAAFIAGADGLLAIGGAQAIGALAFGVGGVSRCEKIVGPGNRFVTAAKRLLYGRVGLDTIAGPSELLVVASPDAAPSRVAADLLAQAEHDPDAVPLLCAFDEATVDAVREAAERQLAALPTAPIARQALAAGGALLAASPDEAAAICDAVAPEHLHLHGELAESLAPRVHRYGSLFLGAATPEAAGDYGAGPNHTLPTSGAAAFDAGLSVFSFLRRPTWLSLSAEDDAYEELLRDTAALARLEGLEAHARSAERRLTAAAREDRGRKVRAS, encoded by the coding sequence ATGATCATCCCATCCATCGACCTCATGGGCGGCCGCGCCGTGCAGCTTCGGCAGGGCTCGACGCTCGAAATCGACGCCGGCGACCCGCGGCCTCTCGCCGAGAGGTTCGCGGTCGCGGGGGAAGTCGCGATCATCGATCTCGACGCGGCGCTCGGCCGCGGAGACAACGCCACCCTGATCCGCGAGCTGCTCCGGCTCGCGCCGTGCCGGGTGGGCGGCGGTATTCGGTCCCGCGAGGCGGCGCTCGACTGGCTCGACGCGGGTGCGCGGCGCGTGATCCTGGGCACGGCCGCGACGCCCGAGGTTCTGGGCGGACTTCCCGCGGAACGCGTGATCGCGGCGCTCGATGCGCGCGATGGCGAGGTCGTCGTGGAGGGCTGGCGGCGCGGGACGGGCCGCGACGTCCTCGGGCGCATGGAGGAGCTCGACGGCCTCGCGGACGGCTACCTGGTCACCTTCGTGGAGGTCGAAGGCACCCTGGAGGGGATCCCGCTGGATCGCGTAGCCGCCCTCGTCGCGGCCGCCGGATCCGCGCGCGTGACGGTGGCGGGCGGCGTCCGCGAGGTGTCGGAGATCGCGGCGCTGGACCGGATGGGCGCGGACGCGCAGGTGGGGATGGCGATCTACAGCGGGCGCATGGACCTGGGCGACGCCATCTCGGCTCCGCTGAAGTCCGACCGGGCCGACGGGTTGTGGGCGACGCTGGTCGAGGACACGGCCGGGCGCGCGCTCGGGCTCGCATGGTCGAGCGCGGAGAGCGTGCGCACCGCCGTCGCGGAACGGCGCGGCGTCTACCAGAGCCGCTCACGGGGGCTCTGGAGGAAGGGCGAGACCTCCGGCGCCACGCAGGAACTCGTGCGCGTGGCCGCGGACTGCGACCGCGACACGCTGCGTTTCACGGTGCGGCAGCACGGGACCGGCTTCTGTCACACGGGCGCCCCGACCTGTTTCGACGCCGTGGCGTCCGGGAGGTCGGCCGCGCTGCCGTCCCTGTCGGGCATGGATCTGTCCGACCTCGAGACGCGCCTCCGTGAGCGGCTCGCCGACCCGGAGCCGGGCTCGCTGACCGCGCGACTCGCCGGGGACCCCGAACTGTTGCGGGGGAAACTCGTCGAGGAAGCCGGTGAACTGGCGGAGGCCGGATCGAAGGCGGAGGCGGTGGCGGAGTTCGCGGACCTGTACTACTTCGCCCTCACGCGGCTCTTGAAGGCGGGCGGCTCCCTCGAAGACGTACGCCTCGAGCTCGAACGGCGCGCCCTCAAGGTGCGTCGTCGCGCCCCCAGGCCGCCGGGAGGGCCGCCCGGGCGGGCGGCTGCGGCGTCCGCCGCGGCGGCGGGCGCGATCCTGCCGCCGATCGGCCTCGGGGAGGCCGTGCGGGCGGTGCGCCGGCCGGCGCTCGACCCGGCGGCCCTCGAGGTCGCGCGGACGATCCTGAACGATGTCGAGCGGCGCGGAGAGCCGGCGCTCCGCGAGCACGCCGAGCGGCTCGGCGACCTCGAACCGGGCGACGATCTGCTCCTCGATCGGTCGGCGCTCAAGCGCGCGACAGCGGCGCTGCAGGCCGACGACCGCGAGTTGCTGTGCCGCGTGGCGGACCGGATCCGCACGTTCGCGGAGGCCCAGCGGGCATCCGCGACCGACCTCGACACGCCGGTCGCGGGCGGTCGCGGCGGCCATCGGCTCGTGCCCGTCGGAGCGGCCGGCTGCTACGCGCCCGGCGGGCGCTTTCCCCTCCCGTCCTCGGTGCTCATGACCGCCATCCCGGCGAGGGTGGCGGGCGTGGGCGGCGTCTGGGCCGCATCGCCGCGCCCGACCGCCGCGGTCCAGGCCGCGGCGTTCATCGCCGGCGCGGACGGCCTGCTGGCCATCGGGGGCGCACAGGCGATCGGCGCGCTCGCCTTCGGGGTCGGCGGCGTCTCCCGCTGCGAGAAGATCGTGGGGCCGGGCAACCGGTTCGTCACCGCGGCCAAGCGCCTCCTCTACGGCCGGGTCGGCCTCGACACCATCGCCGGCCCATCGGAGCTGCTCGTCGTCGCCTCGCCGGATGCGGCGCCGTCCCGCGTCGCGGCCGACCTGCTCGCCCAGGCCGAGCACGACCCCGACGCCGTCCCGCTCCTGTGCGCCTTCGACGAAGCGACCGTCGACGCCGTCCGCGAAGCGGCCGAGCGGCAGTTGGCCGCGCTGCCGACCGCACCGATCGCGCGCCAGGCCCTGGCGGCCGGCGGCGCCCTCCTCGCGGCCAGCCCCGACGAGGCCGCCGCCATCTGTGACGCGGTGGCCCCGGAGCACCTGCACCTGCACGGGGAACTCGCCGAGTCGCTTGCTCCCCGCGTCCACCGCTACGGATCCCTCTTCCTGGGGGCGGCCACGCCCGAGGCGGCCGGTGACTACGGAGCCGGACCGAACCACACGCTTCCCACATCGGGCGCGGCGGCGTTCGACGCTGGACTCTCGGTGTTCTCGTTCCTGCGGCGACCGACCTGGCTGTCGCTTTCGGCGGAAGATGACGCCTACGAGGAGCTGCTTCGCGACACCGCGGCGCTCGCCCGACTGGAGGGACTTGAAGCGCACGCGCGCTCGGCCGAGCGCCGGCTCACGGCAGCGGCCCGGGAGGATCGCGGTCGGAAGGTCCGCGCCTCGTAA
- the hisF gene encoding imidazole glycerol phosphate synthase subunit HisF — protein MLNVRVIPCLDVRDGRVFKGVRFDNLADQGDPARLARRYEREGADELVILDVSATAEGRVARFETVRRVRDEISIPLTVGGGVRTAEDAGALLEAGADRVAVNTAAVERPELLSEIATRFGAQCAVLALDGGATSDEACSSGFEVLTHSGSRRTGLDAADWSRRAAELGAGEILLTSFDRDGTRSGYDLALIEVIREAVPVPIVASGGGAHAGHMCAAVEAGADAVLAASIFHQGDWSIGRLKDRLQQLGVAVRR, from the coding sequence ATGCTGAACGTTCGCGTCATTCCGTGCCTGGACGTGAGGGACGGCAGGGTCTTCAAGGGCGTCCGTTTCGACAACCTCGCGGATCAGGGCGACCCCGCCCGGCTCGCCCGACGCTACGAGCGCGAGGGGGCGGACGAACTCGTGATCCTCGATGTCTCGGCCACGGCGGAGGGAAGAGTGGCCCGGTTCGAAACGGTGCGCCGGGTGCGTGACGAGATCTCGATTCCGCTGACGGTCGGCGGCGGCGTGCGGACGGCGGAAGACGCGGGCGCCCTGCTGGAGGCGGGGGCGGATCGCGTCGCGGTGAACACCGCGGCCGTCGAGCGGCCGGAACTCCTGTCGGAGATCGCGACCCGGTTCGGGGCCCAGTGCGCGGTCCTGGCCCTCGACGGCGGCGCGACGTCGGACGAGGCGTGTTCGAGCGGCTTCGAGGTTCTTACGCACTCGGGAAGCCGACGCACCGGCCTCGATGCCGCGGATTGGAGCCGCCGGGCGGCGGAACTGGGCGCGGGCGAGATCCTTCTCACGAGCTTCGACCGAGATGGGACGCGAAGCGGCTACGATCTTGCCCTGATCGAGGTGATCCGCGAAGCCGTTCCGGTGCCGATCGTGGCTTCCGGCGGGGGAGCCCATGCGGGTCACATGTGCGCGGCGGTCGAAGCCGGCGCCGACGCGGTCCTGGCGGCGTCGATCTTCCATCAGGGCGACTGGTCCATCGGCAGACTCAAGGATCGACTGCAGCAGCTCGGGGTCGCGGTGCGTCGATGA
- the hisH gene encoding imidazole glycerol phosphate synthase subunit HisH — translation MSAARMATGPEDVGIVPTGVANLEAVAAAFRRLGRTPRLLDSATGISRAAYVVLPGVGSFAGGMAELRRRGWAEAVRRRVEEGRPTLAVCLGLQLLCEESEEAPGTAGLGCVPGRVVRLAESCRIPQLGWNRVAAPAGTVFLRSSVVYFANSYGLEAGPAGWTAAMGRHGSRFVAGLERGGVLACQFHPELSGKVGAGLLKRWLEESPGAAAAFEPRAQRLTLAAAC, via the coding sequence ATGAGCGCCGCGCGGATGGCAACGGGTCCGGAAGATGTGGGGATCGTGCCGACGGGCGTGGCAAATCTCGAGGCGGTGGCGGCCGCTTTCCGGCGCCTGGGGAGAACCCCGCGGCTGCTGGATTCCGCCACGGGAATATCGAGGGCCGCTTACGTCGTCCTCCCCGGCGTCGGGTCTTTCGCCGGGGGCATGGCGGAGCTTCGCCGGCGTGGCTGGGCGGAGGCCGTCCGCAGGCGCGTGGAGGAGGGACGGCCGACGCTCGCCGTCTGTCTCGGGCTGCAGCTCCTGTGCGAGGAGAGCGAGGAGGCACCGGGCACCGCCGGGCTCGGGTGCGTACCCGGCCGCGTGGTCCGGCTGGCGGAGAGCTGCCGCATTCCCCAATTGGGCTGGAACCGCGTCGCGGCCCCGGCCGGGACCGTGTTCCTGCGGTCATCCGTCGTCTACTTCGCAAACTCCTACGGGCTCGAAGCGGGTCCCGCGGGCTGGACCGCCGCGATGGGGCGGCACGGAAGTCGCTTCGTGGCGGGGCTGGAGCGCGGCGGAGTCCTCGCCTGCCAGTTCCACCCGGAGCTGTCGGGGAAGGTCGGCGCGGGCCTCCTGAAGCGATGGCTCGAAGAATCGCCGGGCGCGGCGGCCGCGTTCGAACCGCGCGCGCAACGGCTCACGCTCGCGGCGGCATGCTGA
- a CDS encoding histidinol-phosphate transaminase, with the protein MSGVAVAAPPSERLRLDHNERLFPAPELVRLLSRVPASALTRYPEADGLEASFGAAWDLDADRVLVTAGADDAIDRVCRRWLAGGREMVTVTPTFEMFPAFAALAGGRVRSVPTLDDPAPLGPILDRLGERTGLVAVISPHNPTGMVAPVERMLAIADSLPANAVLLADLAYVEFADRDPTPELLQRDNVLVVRTLSKAWGLAGLRVGFVLGAPEAIADLRAGGAPFPLAGPSIWLAEQALALGDRVTATYVAAVRDERERLSSALRGSGAEPFESQANFVLASTDRAAALHRGFRQRGIAIRRFPNFPDLVRITLPGDEATFRHLLRVLDSTVGPIS; encoded by the coding sequence ATGAGCGGGGTGGCGGTGGCCGCGCCGCCGAGCGAACGGCTCCGGCTCGATCACAACGAGCGCCTGTTTCCGGCGCCGGAACTCGTGCGTCTCCTCTCGCGGGTGCCGGCGAGTGCCCTGACGCGGTATCCGGAGGCGGACGGCCTGGAGGCGTCCTTCGGCGCGGCCTGGGATCTGGACGCCGACCGCGTCCTGGTCACGGCGGGAGCGGATGACGCGATCGACCGCGTGTGCCGCCGCTGGCTCGCCGGCGGACGGGAGATGGTCACCGTGACCCCCACGTTCGAGATGTTCCCGGCCTTCGCGGCGCTCGCGGGCGGCCGGGTGCGGTCCGTGCCCACGCTCGACGACCCCGCCCCTCTCGGACCGATACTCGACCGGCTCGGGGAACGGACGGGGCTGGTCGCCGTGATCTCGCCGCACAACCCCACGGGAATGGTGGCCCCGGTCGAGCGGATGCTGGCCATCGCCGACAGCCTGCCGGCGAACGCCGTGCTGCTCGCGGATCTCGCCTACGTCGAGTTCGCCGACCGCGACCCGACGCCGGAACTGCTGCAGCGCGACAACGTCCTGGTCGTACGGACGCTCTCCAAGGCGTGGGGTCTCGCGGGGCTTCGAGTGGGTTTCGTGCTGGGCGCTCCCGAGGCGATCGCGGATCTCCGCGCCGGCGGTGCGCCCTTCCCGCTTGCGGGCCCTTCGATCTGGTTGGCGGAGCAAGCGCTGGCACTGGGCGACCGCGTCACCGCGACGTACGTCGCCGCCGTGCGCGACGAGCGCGAAAGGCTCAGCTCGGCGCTGCGCGGGTCGGGGGCGGAGCCCTTCGAGTCGCAGGCGAACTTCGTGCTGGCCTCCACCGACCGGGCGGCCGCCCTGCACCGCGGCTTTCGGCAACGGGGCATCGCCATCCGACGCTTTCCGAACTTCCCGGACCTGGTCCGGATCACGCTTCCGGGGGACGAGGCGACGTTCCGCCATCTCCTCCGTGTGCTCGACTCGACCGTTGGACCCATCTCATGA
- the hisG gene encoding ATP phosphoribosyltransferase encodes MNRNMNHKTTRLALPKGRMQSGVLELLTAAGVRVDLGERRYRPVISIPGFGAKLLKPQNVVEMLHAGSRDVGFAGADWVAELNGSLVELLDTGLDPVRVVAAAPTRIAGAGLRAAGRRLTVASEYTRLSSRWIEDRGLDATLVRSYGATEVFPPEDADVIVDNTATGATLDANGLEIVDELMASSTRLYANPRALEDPRHRERIEDLVVVLKSVVEARQRVMLEVNVDAARLDGLVAVLPCMRRPTVSRLHGEEGYAIRVAVLREALPGLIPRVKARGGTDLVVTTPGQIVA; translated from the coding sequence ATGAACCGCAACATGAACCACAAAACGACAAGACTCGCCCTGCCCAAGGGGCGGATGCAGTCCGGCGTACTCGAACTGCTGACCGCCGCCGGCGTACGGGTCGATCTCGGGGAGCGCCGTTACCGCCCGGTCATCTCGATCCCCGGTTTCGGCGCCAAACTGCTCAAGCCGCAGAACGTCGTGGAGATGCTGCATGCGGGATCCCGCGATGTGGGATTCGCGGGGGCCGACTGGGTAGCGGAACTGAACGGGTCGCTGGTCGAACTTCTGGACACGGGACTCGACCCCGTGCGCGTCGTGGCGGCCGCTCCGACGCGGATCGCCGGGGCGGGACTGCGGGCCGCCGGCCGCCGCCTCACGGTAGCGTCCGAATACACGCGGCTCTCCTCGCGCTGGATCGAAGATCGGGGACTCGACGCGACACTCGTGCGGTCGTACGGCGCGACGGAGGTGTTCCCGCCGGAGGACGCCGACGTCATCGTCGACAACACCGCGACGGGCGCGACGCTCGACGCCAACGGGCTCGAGATCGTCGACGAACTCATGGCCTCATCGACCCGCCTCTACGCCAACCCGCGGGCGCTCGAAGACCCGCGGCACCGTGAGCGCATCGAGGACCTGGTCGTCGTGCTGAAGTCGGTCGTGGAAGCCCGGCAGCGGGTCATGCTGGAAGTCAACGTGGACGCGGCGAGGCTGGATGGCCTGGTGGCCGTGCTCCCCTGCATGCGCAGGCCGACGGTGTCGCGTCTGCACGGCGAAGAAGGCTACGCCATCCGGGTCGCGGTGCTGCGCGAAGCCCTCCCGGGCCTGATCCCGCGCGTGAAGGCGCGGGGCGGGACCGATCTCGTCGTGACGACGCCGGGACAGATCGTCGCATGA
- a CDS encoding threonine/serine dehydratase, whose amino-acid sequence MTESPAPTPPTPTQSRETLARVAPWIERTPVRRWIPDRGVASLPAGVELHLKLELFQRTGSYKVRGALNNVLRADAETLRRGVTAVSAGNHAISVAYAARAAGTSAKVVMLSSANPARVARCRNFGAQIEFADDGASGFARMEEMAREEGRLEIHPFEGEATVFGASTVGLEVAGQLPDLEALVVPIGGGGLISGTASIVKQLAPACRVYGVEPVGADSMRRSLDAGEPVALDRIDTIADSLGAPHAAPYTFGLVQRYVDDVVLVEDDAIRSALKALFVDAKLVAEPASAAPLAAACGPLRERLEGRRVGLVLSGSNIDLDTFGTHMRAAD is encoded by the coding sequence ATGACCGAATCCCCCGCCCCCACGCCCCCGACGCCGACGCAGAGCCGAGAGACGCTCGCGCGGGTCGCGCCCTGGATCGAACGGACGCCGGTGAGACGCTGGATTCCCGACCGCGGTGTCGCCTCGCTGCCCGCGGGAGTCGAGCTTCATCTCAAACTGGAACTCTTCCAGCGTACCGGCTCCTACAAGGTCCGGGGCGCCCTGAACAACGTCCTCCGCGCGGACGCGGAGACGCTGCGGCGAGGCGTCACGGCCGTGAGCGCCGGGAACCATGCCATTTCCGTGGCCTACGCCGCTCGGGCCGCCGGCACGAGCGCGAAGGTCGTCATGCTGTCATCCGCCAACCCGGCCCGCGTCGCCCGCTGCCGGAACTTCGGAGCGCAGATCGAGTTCGCGGACGACGGGGCGAGCGGATTCGCACGCATGGAGGAGATGGCCCGGGAAGAGGGTCGGCTCGAGATCCACCCGTTCGAGGGTGAGGCGACGGTTTTCGGCGCGTCGACCGTGGGTCTCGAGGTCGCGGGACAGCTCCCCGACCTAGAGGCGCTCGTCGTCCCGATCGGGGGTGGAGGTCTCATCTCCGGCACGGCGAGCATCGTGAAACAGCTTGCGCCCGCGTGCCGGGTCTACGGCGTGGAGCCCGTCGGCGCCGACTCCATGCGGCGCAGCCTCGATGCCGGCGAGCCGGTGGCGCTCGATCGCATCGACACGATCGCGGACAGCCTCGGCGCCCCTCACGCGGCGCCGTACACCTTCGGACTCGTGCAGCGCTACGTGGATGATGTCGTGCTCGTCGAAGACGACGCGATCCGCTCCGCCCTGAAAGCGTTGTTCGTCGACGCGAAGCTGGTCGCAGAACCCGCCTCCGCCGCTCCGCTGGCGGCCGCGTGCGGGCCACTACGGGAGAGGCTGGAAGGCCGTCGGGTCGGCCTCGTCCTCTCCGGCTCGAACATCGATCTGGACACCTTCGGGACGCACATGCGGGCGGCCGACTGA